The region acaccACAATCATATTTGCTTGATGAGGAagtgtttattttgtatttttttctggaATTTCCCCCCTTTATCTCTCAATCAAGTCATTTTTTAATTCCCGTTTGTGAATCCGGGGCTGCTTGCGGAACCTCTGATCTGGTCAAGAAAAGCCGAGTCACCACACACCCCCTCACACATGACCTCCTTCCACCTGCGCCTGGATCTGGACCAGTCCCAGAAATCACATATCACAGTGGGCAGTGAGAGGAGACCCCATCCAAACCTCCTCTTTAAAACCAGTTGTGTTTGTGAGGATGCCCGGTCAGGACGATGGCTCTGCTGAGACACTCCGCAGTGGTGCGCCTGTGTGTTAGACCACGGTGCCGCCctcttttttgtgtattttttttcggtgcattgtgaggttttattttattaacacattTAACCATAAGCATAACAGTCTCACTCACCACCTCTCCTTTTTCCCCCAGGACTCGGGTCGGTGGTCGGTTGGCTTTGGAGACGACCTCAGCTCGGGCGTGTTCTCTtacaacagccaatcagaacAGAGCTTCAGCATGGACTGGCTGGTACCCGCCCACCAGCCCACACCTCGCTGCTTTGAGGGTAAGTGAGAGGTGACATATCTAACAGTATGGTTGagagtatataatataatatatactctacatattatattttatattattattatattattatacattattatatttaatgtcaCAGTATGGGGAGTATATAATAAATACTCCGATACagattacaccgatcagcacaggacccccaaaggaccaccacagagcaggtattatttaggtggtggatcagacacagcagcgctgctggagtttttaaataccgtgtccactcactgtccactctattagacactcctacctagtcggtccaccttgtagatgtaaagtcagagacgatcgctcatctattgctgctgtttgagtcactcatcttctagaccttcatcagtggtcacaggacgctgcccacggggcactgttggctagatatttttggttggtggactattctcagtccagcagtgacagtgaggtgtttaaaaactccagcagcgctgctgtgtctgatccactcataccagcacaacacacactaacacaccaccaccatgtcagtgtcactgcagagctgaggatgatccaccacctaaataatacctgctctgtggtggtcctgtgggggtcctgaccattgaagaacagggtgaaagggggctaacaaagcatgcagagaaacagatggactacagtcagtaattgtagaacgataaagtgcttctgtgtgataagtggagctgataaaatggcaatgagtgtagaaacaaggaggtggttttaatgttatggctgtgtgtcaaaacccaacactggcaggtgataagaagtggccacAGGTtggacatgtgtcagagggggcgtgtggtgatccagCTCTTCTTGATCAGATTTACTGTCAGGAATTAGATTGGGAGACAAatggaggaaaaataaatacaccCAGTACAAAATACTGGTCAGCAATTGAAAAATAAGCCAAatgttctgtctgtctgtgcagGTGTGGACGTTTGCATCAGGGACTTCAACGGCCGGTGTTTCCGTATCCGTGAAACGCCCCGAGTAAATGTGGGACACATCGCCAGAGGAATCAGCGATCAGGTAAGGACTGTTACGAATACTGTTACGAATCCGGGCGCGTGCCGTCTGATTAGACGTTAACGATTTGTGTTTATATCCGACAGATCTCGGAAAGTGTGTTCAGTCTGCAGAGCGAGGACGGTTCTCTGGTGTCCCACGATATACAAGTACAGGAAACTGGCCTCTTCCTGCGCTGTGTTCAGGCCCCTGACTGCACCCACACCCCTCTGCACAGACACGGCTCCTGCTGCAAAACACCCTGGAGCTGGAGAATTAAAGACGGGGTGCTGGAGACCAGGGTCTGACGTCGTTACACATTCCTTGTTTGCACTATTTTTAAAGCTGCTTTTATTTACTATGTGCCAGTGTATTTTAATCTGCTTTTACAAGACAGatgttttttatgcttttatggTGTTTTATTGATGACAGGTTGTGTGTTCTCATTTCTATTTCCTGTACACACAAGTGCCATGTGTTTTGCCATGTATTTGCAGTTGCATGACCATGTCAGATACATTTTTCTCTTGCCACCAGCATGTCTGTCTGCAGCTGTATCATTGTACCAATAAAAGCAGTGATTTTACCACGCCaagcatttattcattctttgaagtgtatattttttatctGGGTTTTTTAGGGGGGGAAGGGGGGCTAGTGACCAGGGCTTGGAGTCTATTTGGGACACACTGGGCAAGGTGGATATACATCTGAGTCTGGGCAGTGGGCTGTTTTGGGCTGGGCAGGTATGTGGATATAATATACTTTATCTAGTTCAGGTGTTATAGccacacacattgctaacaggtgtataaaatccatTATATAAATGAAAGATGCTTTCAACTAGGTTTGTAGGCTTTTAAACACattgccactgtgccacccaacagCAGAATCTAGATTTGAATCGATCTGGTTTGGTAATAAATCTTTGTCCACTTATGTGAAAtccataaaaacattttattatttcttatgaCAACTTACAAAAACAAATGGGCTTACAAACAGAAAACGGATCTGAAGCGCCGACGTAGTTAATTAAATGCATCCAATTACACAATAATGATCTTATCAAAGCCATTTCATAGTAGAAAGACCAAGGCACTGTTAACATAAGAAAGAATCATAAAAAAACGACTCCCGAACGACCCGAATATTTATAGAAACGATCAAAAATAAAACGAAAAGTCTGTAAAAGAGTGATTGCAAGTATGAGTTGTGGTTTTCATTAACCAATGTAAAATACAGTACTGTGAAGACCAGGTCAATATCAGTCTATAAACAtgagtgcaagtgtgtgtgtttaaaacgaGACAGTCATTTCTCGCCACGTCAGAGGAGCTTGCAGCAAACTGGAACGTTCACATTCGAGCAGGAACTATACGTACGGTTCGTCATAACAAAAACTGAACCGAATAAAGTTGATTGTCACTCAGTCTGGGCTCCCGTCGCACCCACGACAGGTAAATACAGCTGGTGTAGCAGACCTAGGACTCCAGGATTAAATGGAGGATCCCTGCCTGAGTTTATAGTTCCGTAGACTTTCTCTTGTTCTCAGCCAAAAGCTGCAAACTCCCGCAGTGGCTCTGGGTTTAACTTTAACACTAAAGTCGCGATGGTGTTCACCCACCCAAGTGGATGTGAATGATGAGATAGAAGGGAGGATACGGTCGGTGCACGGAAGAAGAAGAGAGAAAGACCGAGGGAGACGGTGGAGTACCTTCAGAGCCTACCAATCCCTACTCtagatatgtacagtatatggataaaagtattaggacacccatTTTAAGTATTAAATCCatttgtttcagccacagcagctgctaaaaggtgtaataaataaataacaaaggacattacatgcttccaaatttggggaaggcccttttactgttccagcattatGCACAAaacaaagtctataaagacatgaagaaaagctgaaCTGAGCcctgaccttccctaaactgaacagctttggaattaactggaacatcaactgtgcagccatacaaatgctttttggactaaatgggcacaaattcccacagacagccTTCTCAGAATAGAGTCAGCTGTTATAGCTGTGATAAAGGTCACTATTACAATAccatgggatgtccaacaagctcaaagTCAGGTCTCCAAATAcatttgtccatacagtgtatatatatttatataaacgtCTGAGGTAAAATATTAACGGCACGCCTTTAAAGCACTTCCAAACCCTTCACAGGTAAATGATTCACCTCTGAGTGTGTGCGACTCCTATGTGCATCTTCATGAATCCACGTCAGGTGGACCGCCATTCAAGTAGGCATGCAAATCTAACATAAACATTATAGAAAGAAAGGCGTGAAAATAAATACGTTTAAATAAGGCGCCCTGCTTTCCCTCTCACGCCCCTCTCACGCCCCTCGCTCCACCTCTCCCACCCTCCTTATAGTGCACGTTACTAAATATATTGACGAGAAAAGAGAAGAGGCTCAACAGTCACGTAGCATAGTGATGAATTGTTATGGCTCTCTGTTCAGCGTCCGATCTTGATCAAATCTCTCGCTCATCGTCGGTCTCCGCCCCTCGCTGCCTCTCGCTGCACCTCGCCTTCACTTTATAAGCTCCGTCCATCCCGCTCTCTGCCGACCTCTCTTCCTCGTCTCTTCCTCGCTCTCGCGTTTGGGTAAACTCTTCACATCTTGCGTATGACCAGCACGGCGGTAAGAATTCCAGCCAGAAAGACGCCAACCGTCTGCCAGGTCGGGGGGCCGAAGTATGAGCAGATGCCCTCCTGAAGGATGCAGACGATCATACCAAAATGTCACTAAGAATTCAAGTTCAAGCAGCATATAAGACAAGaattattttcattcattcaactgtaaaggaaaagCTGAGCTCAGCAGCAAAAATGACCAGACTCAAAAGGTTGACGGTTCAATCCCcaccgcaagaaggtcctgggttcggtccccagacggggcggtccgggtcctctcagtgcggagctccggtttcctcccacagtccaaaaacatgcagtcaggttaattgaagacactgaattgtcctataggtgaatgggtgtgtgtgtgtgtgtgtgtgtgtctgccctgcgatggactggcgccaacgtccagggtgctactgtgtgccttgcacccattgaaaagctgggataggctccagcaccaccctaattggataagcagttaagaaagtgcatGAGTGAGTATTCTGTGTTCCTATACAGCAGCAATGCACTGAAACGTCTCAATTTAATCCTGAGTATTTGTATCACTCCTTGCACTGGTTCAAAGGTTGGATTAGTATCAGATTTGGCAGATGTGCAGGCTGTCTAGACAAAAACGTTCTGGTTCACACAGTATGACATGTCATAATCCCACATACAAGAAATCTTGTCATGTTCAAAAAGTCACACTAGAAAGAAATAAGACATTTACCCATCCTCCCTGTTCCCTGATCCAGTTAACGACGTGTTCCCGGAGGTAGTCTAGAGTCCAGCTGATGATGGTTTTGATGATGTCTGGAATTTTTGTCAGAACAGCCTGTGAAAGTGATATACAGTTAGAATCTGGGTTACAAATATTCACGAACCGAAAGAAAATACAGTGTGTCTacttatttagatattttatgtCGTGTTTACACAGTGGTTATATTTAAGACCGGAAAAGGTAGGTATAATTCTCATATTTCAGTTATTATAATTCTTGTTTACAATAGATTGTCGCTGCTGTGAGTATTTACAACATTCAGTTAGATATGTTTGGCAGGTATAAAATAGTAATGCATCAAGAACCAGGTCTTCATTCACGACAAGTGCTTTATCATGGAATACTACAGGATGGGTGTTCTTGCCTTGATGACGAGCCGACACGCAAAGTAGAAAAGCGCCACCACTCTTCCCCAGTTAAACTTCCCGTCTGAGAAAATCTCCAGAGCCACTTTCACAAACATATCTTTGGTGGGCTGCAGTGATGAGCTGTTTATCATACTGAAACACAAAATGAaggacgagagagagagagagagagagagagagagagagagagagagagagagagagagagagagaaacctgACAGTTCAGTCTCTGACATTTGCTTCACTTCTATTTACACTCTAGCATattcactcagacacacacagacagacacacaggcaGACAGTCAaaaagacagacacacacagacagacacaaagacagacagacacacatacagacacagacagacagacagacagacatacacacagacaggcacacacacagacaggcgcacacacacacacacacacacacacacacaggcagacaggcagacacacagacaggcagacacacacacacacacacacacacacaggcagagacagacagacacacttacacttagacacacacacacacacacacacacacacacacacacacacagagctttaAAAGCATGAAACAGCCAATATTTGATTTAGTATGCACCCAAGCCCACCCAAGACTAACTAACTTCATAGTTTACTTTGGTCATGTAGGGacctaatttattttttttaatggtctACAGCGCCACCCAGAGGTAAAAATGGCATATCATTGGATTTCTTTAACTAGACTTAAATGATCTCACCAAGACAATAATGTTAAAAGCTATTTCTTAGTAtgtcttagtttcttgggaccaaaccaacaacaaacaattaatatttttcactagtgcacacagtatttttacatataggttagaaaggctgttttcctaaaaccacagtgtcatagaccaatatttttgagtttaacacatcAACCAAAGAGTACAGTAGATACAGcacaaacaagattatttaaatacagcttatttttacccaagtatttaaacTCAAAGTAAGCTCAACCAAAGGGTTGAACAGACCattaaagtgttaattaaaatcCAGTACGGACAATTCCCTTTGAAAGCTACATAGATTATAAGAAGTATAAGCAGCAGTTTCTTCACCTCTGCAGTTCTACATTGTTGTCCAGCTCGTCTCCAATCTGCTGCAGACACAGAGCGAGTTTCTTATGGCTTGGGTCGAGCTCTTTTCCATCCAGGTCGCTCCTCGATAAAACGGTGTTGCTGTCACCATGCCTCCGAACCCGCTCGTAGATGAAGCTACGGgtcaaagacaaaaaagaatCAGGGTGAATCACCGTACGGGTTAAAAACATCAAAGAAAGAGGAGAGAGTTTGGACACTCACTCTTTAAGTAGCTCAGCTCCCACTTCTAGAATATGGTCATTCATTGAGCCTGTAAAAGAGAAATACAAGTTAGATTTCAGGTTTTGTTGCTTACATGCTTTAGCCAAAGAAGTGTGGAACGATTGTGGAATTTGGATCTAGATTAATAAAAGCTGCATTACATGATCACAAAATAAAATCTGCCCCATCAGTCGTGGACCACAATGCAGTGgcatttacaaaaaataaaaaaataaaacctctTACAATTTTAaagcataacaataataatgacaattatTAACAACAATTAATTGTTACTGTATTACTATTTCTAAAACAACgaacaaaaacaccacattaaacacaataaaacatttattgatAAAAGAAATGGGGTAAAGTTCTGATGTAAAGGCACGGCAAGTTTATTtctatagcacctttcatacacagtggcaatttaaAGTGTTTCACAtcaggaaaaattaaaagcatttaaacattcctgagatctagaggggcggcatggtggctcagtgggtagcactgtcacctcaagcaagaagatcctgggtctgtgtgggtttcctccgggagctccggcttcctcccacagtccaaagtgcaagtgaggtgaactggagatacaaaattgtccatgactgtgtttgatattaaacttgtgaactgattaatcttgtgtaaccagtaactaccgttcctgtcatgaatgtaaccaaagtgtgtaaaacatgatgttaaaatcctaataaataaatactgagatctagaacctgagaaaggcttttcacaaatATAGATGCGATTAaaagaacatgaaattaaaaccaGAAGGATAAAACGCTTCACATAAAGAATAAAcactaaaagaaaatgtaaagcaAATGATCCTATAAACAGTAAGTGCAGTAAGATTTGGTGAAACATGAAATGATTTATGAATGAAATAAAGATAGCTTATTGAGGCTAAAGTGCAGTCATAATAGAGCGCAAAATTTAGAGCTCAATTATAGGCACAAGAAATAAAcatagtaaaaataaacaactaaataaattattattattattatatgacaCAAACTGGCAGGTGAAACGTGTGTTTACAGAGTGAAAGACAGTTAAaagtaaattatatttattatattcggGTCAGTATAATATACGACAAATATTAATGTCAGAAGGAGACCCagttttatgttatttaataatattaagttttactgaatgttgttgtgggcagcacggtggctcagtgggtagcactgtcgcctcacagcaagaaggtcctgggttcgatccccaggcagggcagtccaggtcttttctgtgtggggtttgcatgttctccccatgtctgcgtgggtttcctcccacagtccaaaaacatgcagtcaggttaaatggagacactgaattgccctataagtgtgtgtgtgtgtgtgtgtgtgtctgccctgcgatggactggcgccccgtgttactgtgtgccttgcgcccattgaaaagctggaataggctccagtaccccccgcgaccctgattggataagcggataagaaaatgagtgagtgaatgttgcTGTCAGCTGGTGTGCGGAACACTGTGATCTCACTCTAATTGCTGTCAAAGCGAAGCGATTTTACTAATTTAAACACCAAATTCCTAATAAAATCTCTTAACAACTGTTTAAGTTAATGTaaactgtacaaaaacacaataataacgCTGGTATTACGgcgtttattatgtttattagtgAAGGTGTCAGGTGATAAACAAAGTCACTGAGACACTGTGATCATGACGTCATTCCTCTCACCAGAAAAACATCATCATTCTGAGCTCAGAGAAACTAGAAACCATAATAAATATGAGCTCAGTACAGCAGTCAGTGTGTCTGGGTGAGATTAGTGAAGTTAAATCAGTAGGTTATCTGGTTCTGTATGAACTGATCACTCACATGAGGATGAAAATATGTCCGGGCATGTCGACACTGGCGCTGTGGCTATGCTAAGCTAATCACCGGCTAACTGATGTTAGTTTTAGAAACTCCTGTTTAACACAGCCGCTGCTCGTACATGTCCCGGGTTAATGATATGTTAGAAATGTTACTCACTCTTTCAACATGTCTTATTACATAAGTATTTAAATCAGTACTTACCACAATCTCCGTCTCCCGACGACGCTGCCATGTTAGCGTGCTAAAATTATCTCAATCTTACTTCCGCCTTGCGTGACGTAATTATTAC is a window of Trichomycterus rosablanca isolate fTriRos1 chromosome 22, fTriRos1.hap1, whole genome shotgun sequence DNA encoding:
- the baxa gene encoding BCL2 associated X, apoptosis regulator a, with amino-acid sequence MAASSGDGDCGSMNDHILEVGAELLKDFIYERVRRHGDSNTVLSRSDLDGKELDPSHKKLALCLQQIGDELDNNVELQSMINSSSLQPTKDMFVKVALEIFSDGKFNWGRVVALFYFACRLVIKAVLTKIPDIIKTIISWTLDYLREHVVNWIREQGGWEGICSYFGPPTWQTVGVFLAGILTAVLVIRKM